The Oncorhynchus nerka isolate Pitt River linkage group LG24, Oner_Uvic_2.0, whole genome shotgun sequence genome has a window encoding:
- the LOC115108190 gene encoding amyloid-beta A4 precursor protein-binding family A member 3-like isoform X1 produces the protein MYVESPSFQPGDVLPMIRALIHKMEAGNCPAGNEEKQTVSSPSAQQENTACDGPAVDEPDSQSQFSRAASYPESEDLDSFNLIEPPPLDWRSDDSSEAGSVEEMDDPSFPPSLVPVDSLEDRLSESLPPLYTSDTAASSLVVSQEELIDYAPEDNTPTKQVLDPSKEGGEVGDAMEEKVEIRRTGDKDHTRIHHLLNRFQVIGESPLHRDSTSDPTPPPSEFSEPSEFEPPGPSLLMDISPLLPDPEQNPKQASEMLYSESNQRDLLGLLECTEIGASQPSSSDIKVPPYMDRRGEMDAVVSVSYNQEDGERFWEHFGNGWQLRHRDDSVESFPEDEVPEPVWMKLGEEAPAVDSAENSQRGAEDRPAYKDVPGPCDPNDLLDGVVFGAKYLGSTQLKSDKNPSTNARMKQAQEAVDRIKAPEGESQPMTEVDLFISTQRIKVLSAGTQEAMMDHPLQMISYIADIGSIVVLMARRKPAGGRKGQEGNPAGVNSPGPQKKCCMICHVFNSDEAQVIAQAIGQAFGVAYQQFLHANGIKASELRPSEYSDYLGTQEHYNGDLVHFSDSDNIREVSISKAPREIVGVAVVESGWGSILPTVMVANLLHGGPAERCGALSIGDRIMSVNGTSLVGLPIATCQSIIRDLKNQAEVKLSIVHCPPVTMAIIKRPDPKFQLGFSVEDGIICSLMRGGIAERGGIRVGHRIIEINGQSVVATPHEKIIHILTDAVGEIHLKTMPASTYRLLTGQETPVFL, from the exons ATGTATGTGGAGTCTCCATCATTTCAACCTGGTGATGTGCTGCCTATGATCCGTGCTCTTATCCACAAAATGGAGGCAGGTAATTGCCCTGCTGGAAACGAGGAGAAACAAACCGTTTCCTCACCTTCAGCTCAACAGGAGAACACTGCTTGTGATGGACCTGCTGTAGATGAGCCAGACAGCCAAAGCCAGTTCTCTAGAGCTGCTTCTTACCCTGAATCAGAAGACCTGGACTCCTTTAACCTAATAGAGCCCCCTCCTCTGGACTGGAGGTCAGACGACTCTAGTGAAGCAGGTTCAGTGGAAGAGATGGACGACCCTAGCTTCCCTCCCTCCTTGGTCCCCGTGGACAGTTTAGAGGACAGATTAAGTGAGTCCCTACCTCCCTTGTACACCAGTGACACTGCAGCTTCTTCTCTGGTAGTTAGCCAGGAGGAGCTAATCGACTATGCTCCTGAGGATAACACCCCAACCAAACAGGTTCTGGATCCTAgcaaagagggaggagaggtgggggatgcGATGGAGGAGAAGGTTGAGATCAGGAGAACAGGTGACAAAGACCACACGCGGATCCACCACCTGCTAAACCGATTCCAGGTCATTGGAGAAAGCCCTCTCCACAGGGACTCAACCTCtgaccctacaccaccaccatcagaATTCTCTGAGCCCTCTGAATTTGAGCCTCCAGGCCCATCTCTGTTGATGGACATCAGCCCATTGCTACCAGACCCAGAGCAGAACCCGAAACAGGCCTCGGAGATGCTTTACTCAGAGAGTAACCAGAGAGACCTATTAGGGCTGTTGGAGTGTACAGAGATAGGGGCTTCCCAGCCCAGTTCCTCTGACATCAAGGTTCCTCCTTACATGGAccggagaggggagatggacgcGGTGGTGTCGGTCTCCTACAACCAGGAGGATGGCGAAAGGTTCTGGGAACACTTTGGGAACGGCTGGCAGCTGCGCCACAGGGATGACTCCGTGGAGTCTTTCCCGGAGGACGAGGTCCCAGAGCCCGTATGGATGAAGTTAGGGGAGGAGGCTCCGGCGGTAGACTCTGCAGAGAACAGTCAGCGG GGCGCAGAGGACCGCCCAGCCTATAAAGATG TGCCTGGCCCCTGTGATCCAAATGACCTCCTGGATGGGGTCGTATTTGGGGCCAAGTACCTGGGCTCCACCCAGCTCAAGTCTGACAAGAACCCCTCCACCAACGCTCGAATGAAACAGGCCCAGGAGGCTGTGGACAGGATCAAA GCCCCAGAGGGAGAGTCTCAGCCTATGACCGAGGTGGATCTCTTCATCTCCACTCAGCGCATCAAAGTCCTCAGTGCAGGCACACAG GAGGCCATGATGGACCATCCTCTCCAGATGATCTCCTACATCGCAGACATCGGCAGCATCGTGGTCCTGATGGCCCGCAGGAAGCCGGCCGGGGGGCGTAAGGGCCAGGAGGGGAACCCTGCTGGGGTCAACTCCCCCGGGCCACAGAAAAAGTGCTGCATGATCTGCCATGTGTTCAACTCTGACGAG GCCCAGGTGATCGCTCAGGCGATTGGCCAGGCCTTCGGTGTGGCCTACCAGCAGTTCCTCCATGCCAACGGCATCAAGGCCAGTGAGCTGAGGCCCAGCGAGTACAGTGACTACCTGGGGACACAGGAGCACTATAACGGAGACCTGGTACACTTCTCGGATTCAGATAACATCAGAGAG GTGTCCATCTCCAAGGCTCCCAGGGAGATAGTGGGGGTGGCTGTGGTGGAGTCGGGCTGGGGCTCCATCCTGCCCACGGTGATGGTGGCCAACTTGCTCCACGGTGGTCCTGCAGAACGCTGCGGGGCCCTCAGCATAGGAGACCGCATCATGTCAGTCAATGGCACTAGCCTGGTGGGCCTCCCCATAGCCACCTGCCAGAGTATAATACGG GATTTAAAAAACCAAGCAGAGGTGAAGCTCAGTATCGTTCACTGCCCTCCCGTCACCATGGCAATTATCAAGCGACCGGACCCAAAATTTCAGTTGGGCTTCAGTGTAGAGGACGGGATT ATCTGCAGTCTGATGCGTGGAGGGATCGCAGAGAGAGGGGGCATCCGGGTTGGACACCGCATCATTGAAATCAATGGGCAGAGTGTGGTAGCCACTCCTCACGAGAAGATCATCCACATTTTGACTGACGCAGtcggggag ATTCACTTGAAGACCATGCCAGCCTCTACGTATCGCCTTCTAACGGGACAAGAAACTCCAGTATTTCTCTGA
- the LOC115108190 gene encoding amyloid-beta A4 precursor protein-binding family A member 3-like isoform X2 yields MYVESPSFQPGDVLPMIRALIHKMEAGNCPAGNEEKQTVSSPSAQQENTACDGPAVDEPDSQSQFSRAASYPESEDLDSFNLIEPPPLDWRSDDSSEAGSVEEMDDPSFPPSLVPVDSLEDRLSESLPPLYTSDTAASSLVVSQEELIDYAPEDNTPTKQVLDPSKEGGEVGDAMEEKVEIRRTGDKDHTRIHHLLNRFQVIGESPLHRDSTSDPTPPPSEFSEPSEFEPPGPSLLMDISPLLPDPEQNPKQASEMLYSESNQRDLLGLLECTEIGASQPSSSDIKVPPYMDRRGEMDAVVSVSYNQEDGERFWEHFGNGWQLRHRDDSVESFPEDEVPEPVWMKLGEEAPAVDSAENSQRGAEDRPAYKDVPGPCDPNDLLDGVVFGAKYLGSTQLKSDKNPSTNARMKQAQEAVDRIKAPEGESQPMTEVDLFISTQRIKVLSAGTQEAMMDHPLQMISYIADIGSIVVLMARRKPAGGRKGQEGNPAGVNSPGPQKKCCMICHVFNSDEAQVIAQAIGQAFGVAYQQFLHANGIKASELRPSEYSDYLGTQEHYNGDLVHFSDSDNIREVSISKAPREIVGVAVVESGWGSILPTVMVANLLHGGPAERCGALSIGDRIMSVNGTSLVGLPIATCQSIIRVLFRHEVGPDGRLLHFVT; encoded by the exons ATGTATGTGGAGTCTCCATCATTTCAACCTGGTGATGTGCTGCCTATGATCCGTGCTCTTATCCACAAAATGGAGGCAGGTAATTGCCCTGCTGGAAACGAGGAGAAACAAACCGTTTCCTCACCTTCAGCTCAACAGGAGAACACTGCTTGTGATGGACCTGCTGTAGATGAGCCAGACAGCCAAAGCCAGTTCTCTAGAGCTGCTTCTTACCCTGAATCAGAAGACCTGGACTCCTTTAACCTAATAGAGCCCCCTCCTCTGGACTGGAGGTCAGACGACTCTAGTGAAGCAGGTTCAGTGGAAGAGATGGACGACCCTAGCTTCCCTCCCTCCTTGGTCCCCGTGGACAGTTTAGAGGACAGATTAAGTGAGTCCCTACCTCCCTTGTACACCAGTGACACTGCAGCTTCTTCTCTGGTAGTTAGCCAGGAGGAGCTAATCGACTATGCTCCTGAGGATAACACCCCAACCAAACAGGTTCTGGATCCTAgcaaagagggaggagaggtgggggatgcGATGGAGGAGAAGGTTGAGATCAGGAGAACAGGTGACAAAGACCACACGCGGATCCACCACCTGCTAAACCGATTCCAGGTCATTGGAGAAAGCCCTCTCCACAGGGACTCAACCTCtgaccctacaccaccaccatcagaATTCTCTGAGCCCTCTGAATTTGAGCCTCCAGGCCCATCTCTGTTGATGGACATCAGCCCATTGCTACCAGACCCAGAGCAGAACCCGAAACAGGCCTCGGAGATGCTTTACTCAGAGAGTAACCAGAGAGACCTATTAGGGCTGTTGGAGTGTACAGAGATAGGGGCTTCCCAGCCCAGTTCCTCTGACATCAAGGTTCCTCCTTACATGGAccggagaggggagatggacgcGGTGGTGTCGGTCTCCTACAACCAGGAGGATGGCGAAAGGTTCTGGGAACACTTTGGGAACGGCTGGCAGCTGCGCCACAGGGATGACTCCGTGGAGTCTTTCCCGGAGGACGAGGTCCCAGAGCCCGTATGGATGAAGTTAGGGGAGGAGGCTCCGGCGGTAGACTCTGCAGAGAACAGTCAGCGG GGCGCAGAGGACCGCCCAGCCTATAAAGATG TGCCTGGCCCCTGTGATCCAAATGACCTCCTGGATGGGGTCGTATTTGGGGCCAAGTACCTGGGCTCCACCCAGCTCAAGTCTGACAAGAACCCCTCCACCAACGCTCGAATGAAACAGGCCCAGGAGGCTGTGGACAGGATCAAA GCCCCAGAGGGAGAGTCTCAGCCTATGACCGAGGTGGATCTCTTCATCTCCACTCAGCGCATCAAAGTCCTCAGTGCAGGCACACAG GAGGCCATGATGGACCATCCTCTCCAGATGATCTCCTACATCGCAGACATCGGCAGCATCGTGGTCCTGATGGCCCGCAGGAAGCCGGCCGGGGGGCGTAAGGGCCAGGAGGGGAACCCTGCTGGGGTCAACTCCCCCGGGCCACAGAAAAAGTGCTGCATGATCTGCCATGTGTTCAACTCTGACGAG GCCCAGGTGATCGCTCAGGCGATTGGCCAGGCCTTCGGTGTGGCCTACCAGCAGTTCCTCCATGCCAACGGCATCAAGGCCAGTGAGCTGAGGCCCAGCGAGTACAGTGACTACCTGGGGACACAGGAGCACTATAACGGAGACCTGGTACACTTCTCGGATTCAGATAACATCAGAGAG GTGTCCATCTCCAAGGCTCCCAGGGAGATAGTGGGGGTGGCTGTGGTGGAGTCGGGCTGGGGCTCCATCCTGCCCACGGTGATGGTGGCCAACTTGCTCCACGGTGGTCCTGCAGAACGCTGCGGGGCCCTCAGCATAGGAGACCGCATCATGTCAGTCAATGGCACTAGCCTGGTGGGCCTCCCCATAGCCACCTGCCAGAGTATAATACGG GTATTATTTCGGCATGAGGTTGGACCTGATGGCAGGTTGTTGCATTTTGTCACCTAA
- the LOC115108190 gene encoding amyloid-beta A4 precursor protein-binding family A member 3-like isoform X3 gives MYVESPSFQPGDVLPMIRALIHKMEAGNCPAGNEEKQTVSSPSAQQENTACDGPAVDEPDSQSQFSRAASYPESEDLDSFNLIEPPPLDWRSDDSSEAGSVEEMDDPSFPPSLVPVDSLEDRLSESLPPLYTSDTAASSLVVSQEELIDYAPEDNTPTKQVLDPSKEGGEVGDAMEEKVEIRRTGDKDHTRIHHLLNRFQVIGESPLHRDSTSDPTPPPSEFSEPSEFEPPGPSLLMDISPLLPDPEQNPKQASEMLYSESNQRDLLGLLECTEIGASQPSSSDIKVPPYMDRRGEMDAVVSVSYNQEDGERFWEHFGNGWQLRHRDDSVESFPEDEVPEPVWMKLGEEAPAVDSAENSQRGAEDRPAYKDVPGPCDPNDLLDGVVFGAKYLGSTQLKSDKNPSTNARMKQAQEAVDRIKAPEGESQPMTEVDLFISTQRIKVLSAGTQEAMMDHPLQMISYIADIGSIVVLMARRKPAGGRKGQEGNPAGVNSPGPQKKCCMICHVFNSDEAQVIAQAIGQAFGVAYQQFLHANGIKASELRPSEYSDYLGTQEHYNGDLVHFSDSDNIREVSISKAPREIVGVAVVESGWGSILPTVMVANLLHGGPAERCGALSIGDRIMSVNGTSLVGLPIATCQSIIRVLFRHEVGPDGRI, from the exons ATGTATGTGGAGTCTCCATCATTTCAACCTGGTGATGTGCTGCCTATGATCCGTGCTCTTATCCACAAAATGGAGGCAGGTAATTGCCCTGCTGGAAACGAGGAGAAACAAACCGTTTCCTCACCTTCAGCTCAACAGGAGAACACTGCTTGTGATGGACCTGCTGTAGATGAGCCAGACAGCCAAAGCCAGTTCTCTAGAGCTGCTTCTTACCCTGAATCAGAAGACCTGGACTCCTTTAACCTAATAGAGCCCCCTCCTCTGGACTGGAGGTCAGACGACTCTAGTGAAGCAGGTTCAGTGGAAGAGATGGACGACCCTAGCTTCCCTCCCTCCTTGGTCCCCGTGGACAGTTTAGAGGACAGATTAAGTGAGTCCCTACCTCCCTTGTACACCAGTGACACTGCAGCTTCTTCTCTGGTAGTTAGCCAGGAGGAGCTAATCGACTATGCTCCTGAGGATAACACCCCAACCAAACAGGTTCTGGATCCTAgcaaagagggaggagaggtgggggatgcGATGGAGGAGAAGGTTGAGATCAGGAGAACAGGTGACAAAGACCACACGCGGATCCACCACCTGCTAAACCGATTCCAGGTCATTGGAGAAAGCCCTCTCCACAGGGACTCAACCTCtgaccctacaccaccaccatcagaATTCTCTGAGCCCTCTGAATTTGAGCCTCCAGGCCCATCTCTGTTGATGGACATCAGCCCATTGCTACCAGACCCAGAGCAGAACCCGAAACAGGCCTCGGAGATGCTTTACTCAGAGAGTAACCAGAGAGACCTATTAGGGCTGTTGGAGTGTACAGAGATAGGGGCTTCCCAGCCCAGTTCCTCTGACATCAAGGTTCCTCCTTACATGGAccggagaggggagatggacgcGGTGGTGTCGGTCTCCTACAACCAGGAGGATGGCGAAAGGTTCTGGGAACACTTTGGGAACGGCTGGCAGCTGCGCCACAGGGATGACTCCGTGGAGTCTTTCCCGGAGGACGAGGTCCCAGAGCCCGTATGGATGAAGTTAGGGGAGGAGGCTCCGGCGGTAGACTCTGCAGAGAACAGTCAGCGG GGCGCAGAGGACCGCCCAGCCTATAAAGATG TGCCTGGCCCCTGTGATCCAAATGACCTCCTGGATGGGGTCGTATTTGGGGCCAAGTACCTGGGCTCCACCCAGCTCAAGTCTGACAAGAACCCCTCCACCAACGCTCGAATGAAACAGGCCCAGGAGGCTGTGGACAGGATCAAA GCCCCAGAGGGAGAGTCTCAGCCTATGACCGAGGTGGATCTCTTCATCTCCACTCAGCGCATCAAAGTCCTCAGTGCAGGCACACAG GAGGCCATGATGGACCATCCTCTCCAGATGATCTCCTACATCGCAGACATCGGCAGCATCGTGGTCCTGATGGCCCGCAGGAAGCCGGCCGGGGGGCGTAAGGGCCAGGAGGGGAACCCTGCTGGGGTCAACTCCCCCGGGCCACAGAAAAAGTGCTGCATGATCTGCCATGTGTTCAACTCTGACGAG GCCCAGGTGATCGCTCAGGCGATTGGCCAGGCCTTCGGTGTGGCCTACCAGCAGTTCCTCCATGCCAACGGCATCAAGGCCAGTGAGCTGAGGCCCAGCGAGTACAGTGACTACCTGGGGACACAGGAGCACTATAACGGAGACCTGGTACACTTCTCGGATTCAGATAACATCAGAGAG GTGTCCATCTCCAAGGCTCCCAGGGAGATAGTGGGGGTGGCTGTGGTGGAGTCGGGCTGGGGCTCCATCCTGCCCACGGTGATGGTGGCCAACTTGCTCCACGGTGGTCCTGCAGAACGCTGCGGGGCCCTCAGCATAGGAGACCGCATCATGTCAGTCAATGGCACTAGCCTGGTGGGCCTCCCCATAGCCACCTGCCAGAGTATAATACGG GTATTATTTCGGCATGAGGTTGGACCTGATGGCAG GATTTAA
- the LOC115108190 gene encoding amyloid-beta A4 precursor protein-binding family A member 3-like isoform X4, translating into MYVESPSFQPGDVLPMIRALIHKMEAGNCPAGNEEKQTVSSPSAQQENTACDGPAVDEPDSQSQFSRAASYPESEDLDSFNLIEPPPLDWRSDDSSEAGSVEEMDDPSFPPSLVPVDSLEDRLSESLPPLYTSDTAASSLVVSQEELIDYAPEDNTPTKQVLDPSKEGGEVGDAMEEKVEIRRTGDKDHTRIHHLLNRFQVIGESPLHRDSTSDPTPPPSEFSEPSEFEPPGPSLLMDISPLLPDPEQNPKQASEMLYSESNQRDLLGLLECTEIGASQPSSSDIKVPPYMDRRGEMDAVVSVSYNQEDGERFWEHFGNGWQLRHRDDSVESFPEDEVPEPVWMKLGEEAPAVDSAENSQRGAEDRPAYKDVPGPCDPNDLLDGVVFGAKYLGSTQLKSDKNPSTNARMKQAQEAVDRIKAPEGESQPMTEVDLFISTQRIKVLSAGTQEAMMDHPLQMISYIADIGSIVVLMARRKPAGGRKGQEGNPAGVNSPGPQKKCCMICHVFNSDEAQVIAQAIGQAFGVAYQQFLHANGIKASELRPSEYSDYLGTQEHYNGDLVHFSDSDNIREVSISKAPREIVGVAVVESGWGSILPTVMVANLLHGGPAERCGALSIGDRIMSVNGTSLVGLPIATCQSIIRFCFCERI; encoded by the exons ATGTATGTGGAGTCTCCATCATTTCAACCTGGTGATGTGCTGCCTATGATCCGTGCTCTTATCCACAAAATGGAGGCAGGTAATTGCCCTGCTGGAAACGAGGAGAAACAAACCGTTTCCTCACCTTCAGCTCAACAGGAGAACACTGCTTGTGATGGACCTGCTGTAGATGAGCCAGACAGCCAAAGCCAGTTCTCTAGAGCTGCTTCTTACCCTGAATCAGAAGACCTGGACTCCTTTAACCTAATAGAGCCCCCTCCTCTGGACTGGAGGTCAGACGACTCTAGTGAAGCAGGTTCAGTGGAAGAGATGGACGACCCTAGCTTCCCTCCCTCCTTGGTCCCCGTGGACAGTTTAGAGGACAGATTAAGTGAGTCCCTACCTCCCTTGTACACCAGTGACACTGCAGCTTCTTCTCTGGTAGTTAGCCAGGAGGAGCTAATCGACTATGCTCCTGAGGATAACACCCCAACCAAACAGGTTCTGGATCCTAgcaaagagggaggagaggtgggggatgcGATGGAGGAGAAGGTTGAGATCAGGAGAACAGGTGACAAAGACCACACGCGGATCCACCACCTGCTAAACCGATTCCAGGTCATTGGAGAAAGCCCTCTCCACAGGGACTCAACCTCtgaccctacaccaccaccatcagaATTCTCTGAGCCCTCTGAATTTGAGCCTCCAGGCCCATCTCTGTTGATGGACATCAGCCCATTGCTACCAGACCCAGAGCAGAACCCGAAACAGGCCTCGGAGATGCTTTACTCAGAGAGTAACCAGAGAGACCTATTAGGGCTGTTGGAGTGTACAGAGATAGGGGCTTCCCAGCCCAGTTCCTCTGACATCAAGGTTCCTCCTTACATGGAccggagaggggagatggacgcGGTGGTGTCGGTCTCCTACAACCAGGAGGATGGCGAAAGGTTCTGGGAACACTTTGGGAACGGCTGGCAGCTGCGCCACAGGGATGACTCCGTGGAGTCTTTCCCGGAGGACGAGGTCCCAGAGCCCGTATGGATGAAGTTAGGGGAGGAGGCTCCGGCGGTAGACTCTGCAGAGAACAGTCAGCGG GGCGCAGAGGACCGCCCAGCCTATAAAGATG TGCCTGGCCCCTGTGATCCAAATGACCTCCTGGATGGGGTCGTATTTGGGGCCAAGTACCTGGGCTCCACCCAGCTCAAGTCTGACAAGAACCCCTCCACCAACGCTCGAATGAAACAGGCCCAGGAGGCTGTGGACAGGATCAAA GCCCCAGAGGGAGAGTCTCAGCCTATGACCGAGGTGGATCTCTTCATCTCCACTCAGCGCATCAAAGTCCTCAGTGCAGGCACACAG GAGGCCATGATGGACCATCCTCTCCAGATGATCTCCTACATCGCAGACATCGGCAGCATCGTGGTCCTGATGGCCCGCAGGAAGCCGGCCGGGGGGCGTAAGGGCCAGGAGGGGAACCCTGCTGGGGTCAACTCCCCCGGGCCACAGAAAAAGTGCTGCATGATCTGCCATGTGTTCAACTCTGACGAG GCCCAGGTGATCGCTCAGGCGATTGGCCAGGCCTTCGGTGTGGCCTACCAGCAGTTCCTCCATGCCAACGGCATCAAGGCCAGTGAGCTGAGGCCCAGCGAGTACAGTGACTACCTGGGGACACAGGAGCACTATAACGGAGACCTGGTACACTTCTCGGATTCAGATAACATCAGAGAG GTGTCCATCTCCAAGGCTCCCAGGGAGATAGTGGGGGTGGCTGTGGTGGAGTCGGGCTGGGGCTCCATCCTGCCCACGGTGATGGTGGCCAACTTGCTCCACGGTGGTCCTGCAGAACGCTGCGGGGCCCTCAGCATAGGAGACCGCATCATGTCAGTCAATGGCACTAGCCTGGTGGGCCTCCCCATAGCCACCTGCCAGAGTATAATACGG TTTTGTTTTTGTGAAAGGATTTAA